One window from the genome of Ananas comosus cultivar F153 linkage group 13, ASM154086v1, whole genome shotgun sequence encodes:
- the LOC109719083 gene encoding riboflavin synthase gives MAMAAAAAAAAASPNTFSLLKPLRSSSSLKTLTLTLIRFPSRSRPLPGVRSLFTGIVEEIGRVDRLGPSAAAAGGFELRIAVDGACLTVTDFNPAADNPNPSGDGDGEGEGEGEGEGGYFTVGLSPETLRRTSLGDLGVGSAVNLERALQPSSRMGGHIVQGHVDGTGEIAGFRAEGDSLWVRVRAPRELLRLIVPKGFIAVDGTSLTVVGVDDNDGSFDFMLVAYTQQKVVIPMKKVGDKVNLEVDILGKYVEKLLRAGAST, from the coding sequence ATGGCgatggcggcggcagcggcggcggcagcggcgtcTCCCAACACTTTCTCCCTCCTCAAACCCCTCCGCTCATCCTCCTccctcaaaaccctaaccctaaccctaattcgcTTCCCCTCCCGATCCCGCCCCCTCCCCGGCGTCCGATCCCTCTTCACCGGCATCGTCGAGGAGATCGGCCGCGTCGATCGCCTcggcccctccgccgccgccgccggcggctTCGAGCTCCGGATCGCCGTCGACGGCGCCTGCCTCACCGTCACCGACTTCAACCCCGCCGCCgataaccctaaccctagcggcGACGGggacggcgagggcgagggcgagggcgagggcgagggggGTTACTTCACGGTGGGGCTCTCCCCCGAAACCCTGCGCCGCACCTCGCTCGGCGACCTCGGGGTCGGATCCGCGGTGAACCTGGAGCGCGCGCTCCAGCCGAGCTCGCGCATGGGGGGCCACATCGTGCAGGGGCACGTCGACGGGACGGGGGAGATCGCCGGGTTCAGGGCCGAGGGGGACTCGCTCtgggtgcgggtgcgggcgccGCGGGAGCTCCTACGGTTGATTGTGCCGAAGGGGTTCATCGCGGTCGACGGCACGAGCTTGACGGTGGTCGGGGTGGACGACAACGATGGGAGCTTCGACTTCATGCTCGTCGCGTACACGCAGCAGAAGGTCGTTATCCCGATGAAGAAGGTCGGAGACAAGGTCAATTTGGAGGTGGATATACTCGGAAAGTATGTGGAGAAGCTGCTGCGGGCGGGGGCCTCGACGTGA
- the LOC109719645 gene encoding translocator protein homolog, giving the protein MASSEGLKHRSRDDTDPTITTTATTMNAGVTKSNDKKVQKMAMARRGLRSLAVAVAVPLALALASACLSGGGGSGESSARPFWGLPRWVFGAAAVSTAGLAGLSAWLVWAEGGFHRRPADLGLFAAQLALGLLWGPLVFRIGATRLGLVVSLGLIGCLLWCSKCFHRVNPIAGDLLKPCLAWAVFLAVFNLKLV; this is encoded by the coding sequence ATGGCAAGTTCAGAAGGTCTGAAACACCGTTCCAGAGATGATACTGACCCTACTATCACCACCACTGCAACCACCATGAACGCTGGCGTTACTAAAAGTAATGATAAGAAGGTTCAGAAGATGGCGATGGCGCGGCGGGGCCTCCGCTCCCtggccgtcgccgtcgccgtccctctcgcccttgccctcgcctCCGCTTGcctctccggcggcggcggcagcggtgaGTCCTCGGCGAGGCCCTTCTGGGGCCTGCCGCGTTGGGTGTTCGGGGCGGCGGCAGTGTCGACGGCCGGGCTCGCAGGCCTGTCGGCGTGGCTGGTGTGGGCCGAGGGCGGGTTTCACCGCCGGCCCGCCGACCTGGGCCTGTTCGCGGCCCAGCTCGCTTTGGGCCTATTGTGGGGACCGCTAGTGTTCAGGATCGGGGCGACGCGGCTGGGCCTCGTTGTCTCCTTAGGCCTCATAGGGTGCCTGCTTTGGTGCTCCAAATGCTTCCACAGAGTGAATCCAATTGCAGGGGATCTGCTCAAGCCTTGTCTTGCTTGGGCTGTTTTCCTTGCAGTGTTTAACCTAAAGCTtgtttaa